Proteins from one Camelina sativa cultivar DH55 chromosome 8, Cs, whole genome shotgun sequence genomic window:
- the LOC104706716 gene encoding nitric oxide synthase-interacting protein-like, giving the protein MSGTILSCMFLFMVMISSFVECILECFLAHNKDIQKRVAAHIKQNKDDEEEKLMLQKARELDDFDQENHSAMPRNSEKNHNQDKNGFHGANSVKTTFFEKEALRMMKAFWLPSATPATSVRIDAPETHTACLEGKKKLKLKNLFTIRFTQDNSEEDENKTKSSSSSSYKQNPI; this is encoded by the exons ATGTCTGGAACAATATTGAGCTGcatgtttttatttatggtgATGATCTCATCATTTGTG GAGTGTATCCTTGAATGCTTCCTTGCTCATAATAAAGATATCCAAAAGAGGGTTGCTGCACATATAAAGCAAAAcaaggatgatgaagaagagaagcttATGTTACAAAAGGCAAGAGAGCTCGATGATTTTGATCAGGAAAACCATAGTGCAATGCCTCGAAATAGTGAAAAGAATCACAACCAAGACAAGAATGGTTTTCATGGGGCAAACAGTGTGAAGACAACTTTCTTTGAAAAAGAAGCGCTTAGGATGATGAAAGCCTTCTGGCTCCCATCAGCTACACCAGCAACTTCAGTCAGAATAGATGCTCCAGAAACTCACACGGCGTGTCTAGAGGGCAAAAAGAAGCTCAAGCTTAAGAATCTCTTTACAATTCGTTTCACACAAGACAATAGCGAAGAGGATGAAAACAAGACGAAATCTTCATCGTCAAGCTCTTATAAACAAAACCCAATATAA
- the LOC104706715 gene encoding squalene epoxidase 5-like isoform X2 → MDTAFAYVSVWTLLAFVLTWTVFYFTNMKSKATKLAETVAEERKDGATDVIIVGAGVGGSALAHALAKDGRRVHVIERDMRAPERMMGEFMQPGGRLMLSKLGLEDCLEGIDAQIATGMAVYKDGKEADTLFPVENNNNFPYEPLGRTFHNGQFVQRLRQKASSLPKSRRKTI, encoded by the exons ATGGATACGGCTTTTGCATACGTTTCTGTATGGACGCTACTCGCCTTCGTGCTGACATGGACAGTATTCTACTTCACAAACATGAAAAGCAAGGCGACGAAGTTGGCCGAGACGGTGGCGGAAGAACGTAAAGACGGTGCTACTGATGTTATCATCGTTGGGGCTGGAGTTGGCGGCTCGGCCCTCGCACATGCTCTTGCTAAG GACGGGCGCAGAGTGCATGTGATAGAGAGGGACATGAGAGCACCAGAGAGAATGATGGGTGAGTTTATGCAGCCTGGTGGACGTCTCATGCTTTCTAAGCTTGGCCTTGAAG actGTTTAGAGGGAATAGATGCACAGATTGCTACGGGCATGGCAGTTTATAAGGATGGAAAAGAAGCAGACACACTTTTTCCGgtggaaaacaacaacaactttccTTATGAACCGTTAGGACGAACTTTTCACAATGGCCAATTCGTCCAACGTCTGCGCCAGaaagcttcttctcttcccAA